The genomic interval TGGTATTAGAAACCTCCAGGATCCATTAAACCTAAATCTCTAGATTGACCATGTTGCATATGGCTGGATTAGGCATTGAATCTATTCATATCATATCAACCCACCAGTTATGATAGATATTACAGCTCGAAAGTCTTGCAAACATTGACTCGAAAGTTGCTTTTGTACGATTTGAAAGTTCATGTTTAAAATGGAAAGGAACTTTCTGTTCGTTTTTGTTTGACCATGCTGATTTCTGACTGGACAGCGCCACATCTTTTTTTAGTCACACTTGTAAAATATTGTATAGGCCTAACATGTTTCAGATCTGTCTGAAAAACAAACTGTAGATATACAGATGAGGATTGGGCTTTCAGGATTCATACTGTATGTTCATCCTTGTGAATGTTCAGCAACAACATGTCTTCAGAATTAGCCAAGTGTTGGCGAACTGTAAGCTATGTTTGCTTTCAATATTTTTATACAATATGCAACCTTGCTTCTTTGAAATGGACAGCACTTGGCAAACAACTAACGGGCAAAATTATCAATTGAAAAGTAAAGAAATATGTGAAATTAAGACTTATTTTTTATAAGAACCAAAATGTTCAAGATTCAATTTTACAGACATTCAGTCCCTAAAGTGTGAATAGCATTGATAATTTAAAAAGAATGGAGTTTGACATTTTTGGAAGCATTGCAGTGGTTTTATGCAATTAAATAGTCCTCTTGTTCAGTTCCAAAACACCCACAAAAGTTGGGACGTGCAGCTTAAAGCCCTGTACGAATACAGAGCATTTTACAAATGTGTTTGATTATGAAAGCTGGGCCATTTTTGCCAATGAAATATAATTTGTGACCGTAGATTTGCTTGTGCTTTCAACATTAGACATCAAGCTTGGTATTTGTCCAAACTTATTTGCAGAGACCTCTGAAATGACCTCATACAATTATATTgacaatgtttacattttatgaATACGTTTGATGAGCGTATGGATGGATATTTACTCAAGATCAGTCTGTTTACAGAAGCTGCTGATGCTACATGTAGGGGAAATCCACTGTCCGGGTGTTCATCCATGTCATCAAAAACATTTGATGGAGGCACTGACtggctttttttgtttgtttgtttgtttgttttttattgcaCAGTGCAGTtgcacctcctcacctcttggTACAGTATCAGACATTCTGCACAACTGTGATGTAAATAAGCTTCATGTGTGACTAGTGGTAAAAATTGTTTTTAAGATAAAAGGCAGGAGATGGTCATTGGTGTGAAGCTGTACAGAAATTGAATGTATCGATATTTTAGGATTTTAGGAAAACTTATATGGGATGTACAATTTTGGCTTTTGATGGAAAATATTTTTCATACTACTTGTAAATGCAGGTTAATGTCACAGATTCACCTGGTTACTAAATCAATGGGCTCGTTTTATCTGTGCTCTCGTGTTTTATGTTGTAAATAGGAGAAATATTAAGTAAAGTGCCAATGTTCTGTTAATAAAGTCTAATTTCTGCTGTAACAATTGACAAGTCTTTTCCCTTTCTATGTGGTACTGTACACAGCCCTAGCACCTCTATTATTAACATTGTAAAGAAGAAACATTCTGTGCCCGAATTATGTCCAGACACAATTAATTATTCGTTGGACGTTTATTGACAGTGGCGTGGCCAATAAGGTGATGTATGTAGCCAGTTGGTGACCAGGAAAAAGGGCTGGTATTGGATGGTCGGTACAGTAAGTCTTGATACAATTTAGTGCTGCAATTCCAACTAAAAACAGAACTAATGCATGTTCTTCAAAGGGCAGTGTTGCTCACCTGGACGAGAAGGTGActccacacaaaaaaacataccACAAAAAAAAATCTCTGCTTCCATCTAGTGTTGAATTGTAGAACATGCCATTCCTAGATGTGTTAAGTGTCTGTACGTCTGTCAACCTTTCTATGTTTTGAACATCCTCATATGTTCCAGTAGAGGGCTCTCCAAGCAATTCTGTGAAGGCTGAAGGCCCCCCAGGCCATGACGAGAAGTAGTGAGGTAATGAAATGTGTAAGAGGTTTGCACTTGGTGAGACCATCCATCTTTGTGCTGGATAACCTGCCTCAGTGCTTGACACGTTTGTGTTAACAGACTGTTGGGGACAGAGAAGGCCTCATCCATTCAAAGTCAAGGTGAACACGGCTGGAATGGCCATTTATGACTCTCATAaagtcttttggtgttgcttcACTCCCACATCAAAGGCCGGGTGCCAAACCAGGCAGAGGCCACAAACATGGAGCCCGTCTGACAAGGCCATAACCCCGACAGATCGTCCCGCCTCCCATAAATAGCAAATAACACCTTGGCTAACTGCAGCTCCCGTCAGATGACATCTCAGAAGGTTCCAAAGACGATTAAGGAGGATAGGGTAATCATCAGGCACGAGACTGTCCCTCCAGTTGGGGACATAATTGAAGGTTAGAagttgtgtgtacagtacaatgTCATGTCCTAACAGCACAACCATCTGCTTCTAATGCGAGATTACCAGGGGTTGCAACACTTTGTTCTAAACTTTGGGCGTTCCCCAGCTTTGAAATGCAAAAGCGATGGTAAACAGTTAGTCATATCCTTCACTGCTACTCACATACCTTGTGGTATGGATTACAGGGATACATGGAATAGATTAGCCTATATTTTGACAAGAACTTTCAAATTAAATATTACATCTTTAAATCATCATAATATACCGGTCAGGCCCATAGGATTATCAATTTGAagagcagtacacacacagcaagtttGTGTTCTTTATTACCAAACGTATACATGTTTTGTGAtaaggaaagcagcagagaatCTTATATTTTGGTGGTGGAGAAAGTGCACTGATAGGGTGGTTCACACAAAGAGGGTCTGGATTGCAAATCACAGAGGAACATAAATATAGATTCCTTACATTTCCAGGATTATGAATCATGTGTACACACTTACACGTACAATATAGTACACACTTTGATTGTTTAAAATGCAGTAAAAATGTGTAGTGGAAGACAATCTAAAGGATTACAAATATAAAGGGCCCACCCCAAAAGCAAAGTAATTACACTTCTTTCTGATAATGGACACACACTGAATGTCTTACTTCCAAAACGCACAGTTTACTGTATTTAGTGATTGTCTTTGTGATGTTATAAGAAAGGTTGAGCAGGTAGAAGTTGGCGCTGCTGCCCAGTACAGTGGAGTTTGAATCAAGAAAGTCCATGTATGAGGCCCACCAAGGGCAGCTAGTCAGAGTCCATGCATATTCAGAGCTAGTTTCTGCCAACCAAATCCCTTCACTCTTCCTGGGGGAGCTTTATGAAAATGGCATCCTCGGTAGACACATACAACTACAGGACTAGGGTATAGTGAGGGACAGCTGTGTACAGGTGGATGATGAAGCCCGTGGATCCATATCAATGCTAgtgtactgtacatactgtactgAAGGAACAATACCcataaaacaaaaagaaaaaaggaacagGCTCAGTTCCCTCCAATGACATAAACAACACATCATACAAGAAGTTGGTGGTGCCGTCACACGTTGGCACTGAATAAGAGGCCTGTATGATTCTGTACAGATCGGTGCTAACGAGAAGGCAAGGAAAATCAGTACGCGGTATCGGTAGGTTTGGCTCAGTCCGTTTAGCCCAGGCTGGTGTTTGGCATGGAGGCAGTGACGCCTGGATCAGATCAGATCAGAGGATGACACATTTTCGCTTCTTGTTTCTGCCGCTCGGTCCGTTCTTGTCCTTGTTCTCTGACATCTTCTTTTTCCGTACCTCACGCATGAGATCAAAGAAAACCTGTAACAGAAGACAGGAGCTGAATTTAAAATCACATTAGGCCACTACAGTAGAAGCCTCATCAATAATGCTACAGCTGCACTACATACTTAATCAGGACATGTAATCAACATTAGAATTCTTGTATGATTAAGAACACTAGGGGCTACTAGTGGATTGTAACCTAAACTGGTCCCGAATGACCGTGTAGCATACCTTGTCAACGTTGGCACGCGTCTTGGCAGAAGTCTCCACGTAAGGGACCCCCCACTCCTGCGCCTTGGTGGTCGCCTCATCTACGGTCACCTTCCTGCGATCCTCCAGGTCCGACTTGTTCCCCACCACCACTAGAGGAATCATGCCTTCCTCTTTCACACGGAGGATCTGCTccctggacacgcacacacacacacacaatcactcccCAGATTGCGGATCCCACTCAAATAAACCATTTGTTTACCATATAAACAGTAACAAAAAACAGTCAGGTATAACATTAGACATTCCAACAGTATTTAAAATTGCAACATctttgtgtgaggtgtgtgtgagggggtgagaaGAGGACTATGGTGGAGTAAGAACCTGCATGAATGGAAATTGAATCACTGACCTGAATTCGGAAGTGGCAGTGAAGGACTCGTGCTCTGTGATGGAGAAGACCAACAGGAAGCCCTCTCCACTGCGGAAGTAGTTATCTCTGATAGCAGCATAATCCTCCTGGCCCGCAGTGTCCAGAATATCAATCTGGACCTCTTCCCCGTCCAGAACCACCTTCTTCCTGTAGCTGTCTGCTTTGGTGGGCTCATAGTCCTCCACAAACTAGTAGTAGGAGGAGGAAACAATCACTCAACAGTCAGAATGTCACGGGTACATGCTATAATGTACCACAATAGCATTACAGTAGAACTTCAAACAGCCTGATAGTCCAAAGTTATTAGAACTAgcggggtaaaaaaaaaaaaggctgcaTTTCTACTTAGACGAGGCTTAGCACATATTGACACTCAACTTCAGCAGTTGGTTTGTTTGCGTCTCACCTCATCATACATGAACTGTAGCGTGAGGGCAGACTTGCCCACTCCCCCACTGCCAACCATGATGACCTTGTGCAGAACCAAGGAGCTCTGGTTTTTACTCTTGTTGGCTGCCATCACTTCAGTCAACA from Osmerus eperlanus chromosome 21, fOsmEpe2.1, whole genome shotgun sequence carries:
- the LOC134007217 gene encoding ras-related protein ralB-B-like, which translates into the protein MAANKSKNQSSLVLHKVIMVGSGGVGKSALTLQFMYDEFVEDYEPTKADSYRKKVVLDGEEVQIDILDTAGQEDYAAIRDNYFRSGEGFLLVFSITEHESFTATSEFREQILRVKEEGMIPLVVVGNKSDLEDRRKVTVDEATTKAQEWGVPYVETSAKTRANVDKVFFDLMREVRKKKMSENKDKNGPSGRNKKRKCVIL